One window of the Chryseotalea sp. WA131a genome contains the following:
- a CDS encoding redoxin domain-containing protein encodes MKIITIILFCFVSVFLNAQTIGDFSLTNAYTGETVSLSQYNSSSAIVLVFTSNECPFDNYYKSRLKEMVTAYQGKVQFLLINSNTDAQESSEKMAIHNTDLGIPYLADKEQKAMESVGARKSPEVFLLKPESGKYSVQYSGAIDDNPQVATDVKQFYLKEAIEKLLNGAKIEVMNNRAVGCTIRKK; translated from the coding sequence ATGAAAATTATCACGATTATTCTCTTCTGCTTTGTTTCCGTTTTTTTGAATGCTCAAACGATTGGTGATTTTTCGCTCACCAATGCCTACACGGGAGAAACAGTTTCACTTAGTCAATACAATTCCTCTTCTGCCATTGTGTTGGTTTTCACTAGCAACGAGTGCCCGTTCGATAACTACTACAAATCAAGACTGAAGGAAATGGTAACAGCCTACCAAGGCAAAGTACAGTTTCTGTTAATCAATTCGAATACAGATGCCCAAGAGTCATCCGAAAAAATGGCCATTCATAATACAGATTTAGGAATTCCGTATTTGGCTGATAAAGAACAAAAAGCAATGGAGTCGGTAGGCGCACGCAAATCGCCAGAAGTTTTTTTGCTTAAACCAGAAAGCGGAAAATATTCCGTTCAATACAGTGGCGCGATCGATGACAACCCACAAGTGGCCACGGATGTAAAACAATTTTACCTCAAGGAAGCTATTGAAAAATTATTGAACGGAGCCAAAATTGAAGTGATGAACAACCGTGCGGTAGGGTGTACGATTCGGAAAAAATAA
- a CDS encoding acyl-CoA carboxylase subunit beta, whose translation MDLEFNKNEDQLKQLCFRLKEKAKKTMLGGGEKKIDEQHQKGKLTARERIHYLIDKDSSFLEVGLFTGDGMYKEQGGCPSGGVVTGVGYVKGRQCVIVANDATVKAGAWFPITAKKNLRAQEIAMENHLPIIYLVDSAGVFLPMQDEIFPDKEHFGRQFRNNAKMSSMGIVQVAAIMGSCVAGGAYLPIMSDEAMIVDKTGSIFLAGSYLVKAAIGEDIDNETLGGATTHCEISGVTDNKFPNDQACLDHIRDLFDKIGDYEKAGFSREKSALPKEKPEEIYGILPADRTKPYDMVEIIKRLVDNSEFDEYKALYGKTIVCGFARVDGWAVGIVANQRKVVKNKKGEMQMGGVIYSDAADKAARFIMNCNQRKVPLIFLQDVSGFMVGSKAEHGGIIKDGAKMVNAMANSTVPKFTFIIGNSYGAGNYAMCGKAYDPRLIYAWPTAQIAVMSGGSAAKTLLQIRVSTLKAQGKTITKEEEDALLKEITDRYNEQLSPYYAAARLWVDGVINPLETRTVISMGIEAANHAMVEKFNVGVIQT comes from the coding sequence ATGGATTTAGAATTCAATAAAAACGAAGATCAGCTCAAGCAACTTTGCTTTCGCTTAAAGGAAAAGGCAAAGAAAACGATGTTGGGTGGAGGTGAAAAGAAAATTGATGAACAACATCAAAAGGGCAAACTCACAGCCCGTGAGCGAATCCATTACCTCATTGATAAAGATTCTTCTTTTTTAGAAGTTGGTCTTTTCACCGGTGATGGCATGTACAAAGAGCAGGGGGGATGCCCCTCTGGCGGAGTAGTCACTGGTGTTGGATACGTAAAAGGAAGGCAGTGCGTGATAGTGGCCAACGATGCCACCGTAAAGGCAGGCGCGTGGTTCCCTATCACCGCAAAGAAAAATTTACGCGCACAAGAGATTGCCATGGAAAATCATTTACCGATCATCTATTTGGTAGACAGCGCAGGGGTTTTTTTGCCCATGCAAGACGAAATTTTTCCCGACAAAGAACATTTCGGAAGGCAATTCCGAAACAACGCCAAAATGTCGAGCATGGGCATTGTGCAAGTGGCGGCTATTATGGGCAGTTGCGTGGCAGGCGGTGCATATTTGCCCATCATGAGTGATGAGGCGATGATCGTGGATAAAACGGGTTCTATCTTTTTAGCAGGATCTTACCTGGTGAAAGCCGCCATAGGCGAAGACATTGATAATGAAACATTGGGTGGTGCAACTACGCATTGCGAGATTTCAGGAGTAACCGATAACAAGTTTCCAAATGATCAAGCCTGTCTTGATCACATACGCGATTTATTCGATAAGATTGGTGATTATGAAAAGGCCGGTTTCAGTCGTGAGAAATCAGCATTGCCAAAAGAAAAGCCCGAAGAGATTTACGGAATTTTGCCAGCCGATCGCACCAAGCCGTATGATATGGTAGAGATTATTAAACGATTGGTAGACAATTCGGAATTTGATGAATACAAAGCACTGTATGGAAAAACCATTGTGTGTGGCTTTGCACGAGTGGACGGATGGGCGGTTGGTATTGTAGCCAACCAGCGCAAAGTGGTGAAGAACAAAAAAGGTGAGATGCAGATGGGCGGTGTGATTTATTCGGATGCTGCTGACAAAGCCGCTCGGTTTATCATGAACTGCAATCAACGCAAAGTGCCCTTGATTTTTTTGCAAGATGTGAGCGGATTTATGGTGGGCAGCAAGGCTGAGCATGGGGGCATCATCAAAGACGGAGCGAAAATGGTGAACGCCATGGCCAACTCTACGGTTCCTAAATTTACTTTTATCATTGGCAACTCGTATGGTGCGGGCAACTATGCCATGTGCGGCAAAGCCTATGACCCTCGTTTGATTTATGCTTGGCCAACGGCACAGATTGCTGTCATGAGCGGAGGTTCGGCTGCTAAAACGTTGTTGCAGATTCGGGTGAGCACATTAAAGGCGCAAGGAAAGACGATTACCAAAGAAGAGGAAGACGCACTGCTGAAAGAAATCACTGACCGATACAATGAACAATTGAGTCCCTATTATGCAGCTGCACGTTTGTGGGTAGATGGTGTAATCAATCCCTTAGAAACACGCACTGTTATTTCAATGGGCATTGAAGCGGCCAATCATGCGATGGTAGAAAAATTTAATGTAGGGGTGATTCAAACCTAA
- a CDS encoding MCE family protein, giving the protein MNTKEFKVGLVIAIAIAALYFGFNYLKGIDFFSTTKKYYAVYENSNQLAISNPVLVNGFPVGRVSNIQIMQERNHQVLVEFDIESTIKLPKSTVAILNSELLGGKTILLKLTSSKEFLKPGDTLKSEVAKGMFDVLSETATPVATDLQTTLRKFNVIVDNLLKNSQQLEVIFNKLQATPDLLNKTLVTADGKIIELSSTFKKVAENLDGTLTDLRPTLNNFKTLSDSLKTLKLNQTLTKTQQAIVNLNQTLARLNKGDNTMSKLMTEDTLYVNLNKLLKTLDSLAVHLNTNPKHFLAPLGKSKKKIDRDRRKEEELKKALKK; this is encoded by the coding sequence GTGAATACAAAAGAATTTAAGGTTGGGTTGGTGATAGCGATTGCAATTGCTGCGCTTTATTTTGGTTTTAACTATTTGAAGGGGATCGATTTTTTTTCAACCACCAAAAAGTATTATGCGGTGTATGAAAATAGCAATCAACTAGCCATCTCAAATCCTGTTTTGGTGAATGGCTTTCCTGTTGGGCGCGTGAGCAATATTCAGATCATGCAAGAGCGTAACCATCAAGTGCTCGTTGAATTTGATATTGAGTCCACCATCAAACTGCCTAAAAGCACTGTAGCTATTTTAAACAGTGAATTACTGGGTGGTAAAACAATCTTGTTGAAACTAACTTCGTCTAAAGAATTTTTGAAGCCTGGAGACACGCTTAAAAGCGAAGTGGCCAAAGGTATGTTTGATGTATTGTCAGAAACAGCTACGCCCGTAGCCACCGACTTGCAAACTACTTTGCGCAAATTCAATGTAATTGTGGATAACTTACTCAAAAACTCGCAGCAACTCGAAGTAATCTTTAATAAACTTCAAGCGACACCCGATTTGTTGAACAAAACATTAGTGACGGCAGATGGGAAGATTATTGAACTTTCAAGCACTTTTAAAAAAGTGGCCGAAAATTTAGATGGCACGCTCACCGACCTTAGGCCTACTCTAAACAACTTTAAAACATTGTCCGATTCGCTCAAGACACTAAAGTTGAACCAGACCCTGACCAAAACACAGCAAGCTATTGTAAACCTTAATCAAACCTTGGCGCGATTAAACAAAGGGGATAACACCATGAGCAAGTTGATGACTGAAGACACGCTCTATGTAAATCTCAATAAGCTTTTGAAAACCCTTGATAGCTTGGCCGTACATCTCAACACCAACCCCAAACATTTTCTGGCGCCTTTGGGTAAAAGCAAAAAGAAAATCGATCGCGACCGCAGAAAAGAAGAAGAATTGAAGAAGGCCCTTAAGAAGTAG
- a CDS encoding 4'-phosphopantetheinyl transferase superfamily protein, whose amino-acid sequence MPLRKTELDKEKGGWAVWEIDEMEANLAFQAQEQCPDEIVHESKRLEWLAGRITIKWLVEKMGMDYSGIRKDEFGKPYLKDLPLSISLSHSYPFVAAQISSAEEVGIDLEQPKEKLLRIAKRILAESELVDAAESIIKHCVYWCAKEALYKIDGKKGLHFANQLNVEAFTLLPRGDLTGIITRNEKRMIPLSYQLEKEFVVVYRKL is encoded by the coding sequence ATGCCACTGCGAAAAACTGAATTGGACAAAGAGAAGGGCGGATGGGCTGTATGGGAGATTGATGAAATGGAGGCTAATTTGGCCTTTCAAGCCCAGGAGCAGTGCCCCGATGAGATAGTGCACGAATCAAAACGATTGGAATGGTTGGCCGGTCGAATAACAATCAAATGGCTGGTAGAAAAAATGGGGATGGATTATTCGGGCATTCGCAAAGATGAATTTGGGAAGCCTTACTTGAAAGATTTGCCTCTTTCGATTTCGCTCAGTCATTCCTACCCGTTTGTGGCGGCTCAAATTTCTTCTGCGGAAGAAGTGGGTATTGATTTGGAGCAGCCCAAAGAGAAATTGTTGCGGATAGCCAAGAGGATATTGGCAGAAAGTGAATTAGTGGATGCCGCGGAAAGCATCATCAAACATTGCGTGTATTGGTGTGCCAAAGAAGCGCTCTATAAAATTGATGGAAAAAAAGGCTTGCATTTTGCTAATCAGCTTAATGTGGAAGCATTTACACTTCTGCCGCGAGGAGATTTAACGGGAATCATTACCCGAAATGAAAAACGAATGATACCTTTAAGCTATCAACTCGAAAAAGAATTTGTGGTTGTTTACCGAAAACTATAG
- a CDS encoding N-acetylmuramoyl-L-alanine amidase, with amino-acid sequence MVANIRIKLFLIAITLLNSSAYVRPPEFKLETIVIDPGHGGRDPGTSGKKTKEKDIALKISLKLGNYIEKNFPSVKVIYTRKDDRYVALDERAEMANKSKAQLFICIHANSLPGAPAYGTETYVMGLHKDKGNFEVAKRENSVIMMDENYEQRYEGFDPKSPESYILFTLSQSVYHESSLKFAQKLEQQFKTKAGRYSRGVKQAGFLVLWRTSMPSVLIETGFLSNSKEEGFLASDEGQELIASGIYRAFKEYKTEIESIN; translated from the coding sequence ATCGTGGCCAATATCCGAATAAAGCTTTTCTTGATAGCAATAACCTTGCTAAACTCTTCGGCATATGTTAGGCCGCCTGAGTTTAAGTTAGAAACTATTGTGATTGACCCTGGGCATGGTGGCCGAGACCCTGGCACATCGGGCAAGAAAACAAAAGAGAAAGATATTGCCTTAAAAATTTCCCTTAAGCTGGGCAACTATATCGAAAAGAATTTTCCGAGCGTAAAAGTAATTTATACCCGAAAGGATGATCGGTATGTGGCGTTAGATGAGCGTGCGGAGATGGCTAACAAAAGTAAGGCACAGTTATTTATTTGCATCCATGCCAACTCGCTGCCCGGTGCACCCGCTTATGGCACCGAAACCTATGTGATGGGCTTGCACAAAGACAAAGGTAATTTTGAAGTGGCCAAGCGCGAAAACTCAGTGATAATGATGGATGAAAATTATGAACAGCGCTACGAAGGTTTTGACCCGAAAAGCCCTGAATCGTATATTTTGTTTACCTTAAGTCAAAGTGTTTACCACGAAAGCAGTTTGAAGTTTGCACAGAAATTGGAACAACAGTTTAAAACCAAAGCGGGGCGCTACAGCCGCGGGGTGAAGCAAGCGGGTTTTTTGGTATTGTGGCGAACATCTATGCCCAGCGTATTGATTGAAACAGGATTTCTTTCCAACTCAAAAGAAGAAGGCTTTTTAGCATCAGACGAAGGCCAAGAGTTGATTGCCTCCGGAATCTATCGGGCATTTAAAGAATATAAAACTGAGATTGAATCGATAAACTAA
- a CDS encoding LPS-assembly protein LptD, with amino-acid sequence MGIAIILLNLITSTVNGQERKPTRGQPIETKPNSQVNSLASPESPSKIDSLQKPIKQDSLKQDSLKQKKKGEIEYTIVYTAKDSINFSLDKKIVRLYGDAVVTYGNIQLDAELIVIDYEKSEITANGKPDSTGRLVGFPIFKEGNETYETREMVYNFKNRRAKISEVVTKQGEGFMHGQTVYKNDKNELFTVNNVYTTCDLKDPHFRVISSKAKAIPGDKIVSGPFYMEFNHVPTPLGFAFGMFPSPRKSSSGIIIPEYGEERTRGFFLRNMGYFFDINDYVKVTLLADLYSKGSTALKLNTNYNNRYKYSGSFNFSYTNNKLVDKEEDQSRSRDFSLTWSHSPRTKGTGRFSASVSAATTSFTRNNFLGAQNLANPTALNNTNRKLTSNISYSKTFANTPFALGINLRHSQDLFTGQVDLPMPDVTFNVNNLYPFKSISRTPILENMNIRYTMAGTNQITNNLGRIGKDPTKDSIASFNLANLGKFIDNGKNGLRHSIPVATSFKILKFFTVSPSISIDALTYTEKLQWKADSTGKTPVSTRVKGLNQVFNYSLSVGLTTRIYGTWLSKNPNSVIKGIRHLITPSISYSYTPDFSDPSQGYFQDVQVTDAAGQKRIIRKSVHEGFVYGTSRQGLSNTLGIGLGNTIEMKVKSKKDSVAKKISLFNNLSISTGYNFAADSFKLAPISMSANTNVLNNKINININATLDPYDYEVQRTAVRVPLESGTFTERRLDRLVWANGSLGRITSAGLAFSTNLNPKGQKSDTDTKDKIAKSNASQADKDYLLQNPQVYVDFSIPWNLRISYNINYTRTASPAAILAERAVSRSQLTQALNFSGDLSLTTKWKIGFNSGYDFVSNQFTQTNLSINRDIHCWQLSLNWVPFGQFQSYLFNIGVKSALLRDLKLNRTRSFFDVR; translated from the coding sequence GTGGGTATTGCAATCATTCTGCTCAACCTGATTACTTCAACTGTAAACGGTCAAGAAAGAAAACCAACCCGCGGCCAGCCCATTGAAACTAAACCCAATTCACAAGTAAATTCTCTGGCTTCACCAGAAAGCCCATCCAAAATCGATTCGCTGCAAAAACCTATTAAACAAGACAGCCTTAAACAAGATTCTTTAAAACAAAAGAAGAAAGGCGAAATAGAATATACCATTGTTTACACGGCCAAAGACTCTATCAACTTTAGCCTTGATAAAAAAATTGTTAGGCTCTATGGCGATGCTGTTGTTACTTACGGAAACATTCAACTGGATGCTGAATTGATTGTGATCGATTACGAAAAATCTGAAATCACGGCCAACGGAAAGCCCGATTCCACAGGCCGATTGGTGGGCTTTCCGATTTTTAAAGAAGGGAATGAAACCTACGAAACGCGCGAGATGGTGTACAACTTCAAAAACCGAAGGGCAAAGATTTCGGAAGTAGTAACAAAGCAAGGGGAAGGCTTTATGCATGGGCAAACCGTTTACAAGAATGATAAAAATGAACTCTTCACGGTAAACAATGTGTACACCACTTGCGATTTAAAGGATCCCCATTTTCGGGTGATCTCAAGCAAAGCAAAAGCGATACCCGGGGATAAAATTGTGTCGGGCCCTTTTTATATGGAATTCAATCACGTGCCCACACCACTTGGTTTTGCGTTTGGCATGTTTCCCTCTCCGCGCAAAAGTTCTTCCGGTATTATCATTCCAGAATATGGCGAAGAGCGGACCCGCGGGTTTTTCTTGCGCAACATGGGCTATTTCTTTGACATCAACGATTATGTGAAAGTAACCTTGTTGGCCGACCTCTACTCAAAAGGATCTACCGCGCTGAAGTTAAACACCAACTACAACAATCGGTACAAGTACTCAGGTTCGTTTAACTTTAGCTATACCAACAACAAATTGGTAGACAAAGAAGAAGACCAAAGCCGCTCGCGCGATTTTAGTTTAACGTGGAGCCACAGTCCGCGCACCAAAGGCACGGGAAGGTTTTCGGCTTCGGTGAGTGCTGCCACCACTTCGTTTACACGCAACAATTTTTTGGGAGCACAAAATTTAGCCAACCCCACGGCTCTTAACAATACCAATCGCAAACTAACGTCAAACATTTCTTATTCCAAAACATTTGCCAACACACCATTTGCCCTCGGTATCAACCTACGGCACAGTCAAGATTTATTTACGGGTCAAGTAGATTTGCCCATGCCCGATGTAACCTTTAACGTCAATAATTTGTACCCATTCAAAAGCATAAGCCGCACGCCCATTTTAGAAAACATGAACATTCGCTACACCATGGCGGGCACCAACCAAATTACCAACAACTTGGGCAGAATAGGAAAAGACCCAACAAAGGATAGTATTGCTTCCTTTAATCTCGCTAACCTAGGCAAGTTTATTGATAACGGTAAAAACGGATTGCGACACAGTATTCCCGTTGCTACTTCTTTTAAAATATTAAAGTTCTTTACGGTTAGCCCGAGTATCTCCATCGATGCATTGACCTATACTGAAAAGTTGCAATGGAAAGCCGACTCTACAGGCAAAACACCCGTCTCAACAAGAGTAAAAGGGCTCAATCAAGTTTTCAATTACTCACTTAGTGTTGGCCTTACCACGCGCATTTACGGGACATGGTTATCAAAAAATCCAAATAGTGTTATTAAAGGAATCAGGCATCTAATAACACCCAGCATCAGCTATAGTTACACACCCGATTTCAGCGATCCATCGCAAGGGTATTTTCAAGATGTGCAAGTAACGGATGCCGCAGGTCAAAAAAGAATCATCCGGAAATCTGTGCACGAGGGTTTTGTGTATGGAACTTCCCGCCAAGGACTAAGCAATACACTTGGCATAGGGCTTGGTAACACCATTGAAATGAAAGTGAAAAGCAAGAAAGATTCCGTGGCGAAAAAGATATCACTGTTTAACAATCTTTCTATTTCCACGGGTTATAATTTTGCTGCTGATTCATTTAAGCTGGCACCGATTTCCATGAGCGCAAATACCAATGTGCTCAACAATAAAATCAACATCAACATCAACGCCACGCTTGATCCATACGACTACGAAGTTCAGCGTACAGCCGTGCGAGTGCCGTTAGAATCTGGCACTTTTACAGAGCGCAGACTCGATCGGTTGGTATGGGCAAACGGAAGTTTAGGCCGCATTACTTCGGCAGGCCTGGCGTTTAGCACCAACCTCAATCCAAAAGGTCAAAAAAGCGATACGGACACAAAAGATAAAATTGCGAAATCAAATGCTTCTCAAGCCGATAAGGATTACCTCTTACAAAATCCGCAAGTGTATGTTGACTTTAGCATTCCATGGAACTTGCGAATCAGTTACAATATAAATTACACACGCACGGCTAGTCCGGCCGCTATTCTTGCCGAGCGTGCAGTGTCAAGATCACAGCTAACACAAGCACTCAATTTTTCGGGCGACTTATCGCTGACCACCAAATGGAAAATCGGATTTAACTCAGGCTACGATTTTGTGTCGAATCAATTTACACAAACCAACCTTTCGATTAACCGAGATATCCATTGCTGGCAACTGAGTCTGAACTGGGTTCCGTTCGGGCAGTTTCAAAGCTACCTTTTCAACATCGGTGTAAAGTCCGCTTTACTCAGAGATTTAAAACTTAATCGAACCCGATCTTTCTTCGATGTTAGGTAA
- a CDS encoding transglutaminase family protein — protein MQESELKALVSLLDDEDKQISSHVEEKILSLGKQAIPFLEQEWESNLNPAVQGRIEELIHTLQYELLKERLRDWYVSKDHDLLTGMWIIATFQYPDLELEKLRQELEQIYYDTWLEFRPDLYAFDQIKVINSVLFNKLKFGANTKNFHSPGNSMINVVLESRKGNPITLCVIYLLVAQKLKLPVRGVNLPNLFILTYKDDNHQFYINAFNRGLIFSKQDIENYINELHLVPQKSFFEACDSVEIVRRALRNLVMSFEKMGEHAKAEEVKLLLIEISEGGDLGV, from the coding sequence ATGCAAGAGAGTGAATTAAAAGCGTTGGTTTCATTGCTGGATGACGAGGATAAACAGATCAGTAGTCATGTAGAAGAAAAGATATTGTCGTTGGGCAAGCAAGCCATTCCTTTTTTAGAGCAAGAATGGGAGAGCAACCTCAACCCCGCTGTGCAAGGCAGAATTGAAGAATTGATTCACACCCTGCAATATGAATTGCTCAAAGAGCGGTTGCGAGATTGGTATGTCAGTAAAGATCACGATTTGCTCACAGGTATGTGGATTATTGCCACTTTTCAATATCCAGATTTGGAACTGGAAAAATTGCGCCAAGAGTTGGAACAAATCTACTACGATACTTGGCTTGAATTTCGACCCGATTTGTATGCGTTCGATCAAATAAAAGTGATCAACAGTGTGTTGTTCAATAAACTAAAATTTGGGGCGAACACAAAAAATTTTCACTCTCCGGGAAATTCGATGATCAATGTGGTGTTGGAATCCCGAAAAGGAAACCCGATTACGCTTTGCGTGATTTATCTGTTGGTGGCGCAGAAATTAAAATTGCCTGTAAGAGGTGTCAACTTACCCAACTTGTTTATCCTTACCTACAAAGATGACAACCATCAATTTTATATCAATGCTTTTAATCGTGGCTTGATCTTCAGTAAGCAAGACATTGAAAATTATATCAACGAACTACACCTCGTTCCACAAAAATCTTTTTTTGAGGCGTGCGATTCGGTGGAGATTGTCAGAAGAGCGCTACGGAATTTAGTGATGTCGTTCGAAAAAATGGGCGAGCATGCCAAAGCGGAGGAAGTGAAGTTGTTATTGATTGAAATTTCGGAAGGGGGAGATTTGGGTGTATAG
- a CDS encoding nodulation protein NfeD gives MKKLVLILFLLLIAVSSWAQKSVPQVMVMEIKDEIDPRMLRYVKLAFEHAEKIKADYIIIDMDTYGGVLTDAKEIVDVVMDSKKPVWVYINSDAASAGALISIACDSIYMSPGASIGAATVVEGDGTAAPDKYQSYMRSIMRSTAEENHRDPRIAEGMVDERVVIDSIKQAGKVITFTAAEAIANGYCEAKVESIEEILKRNKVENYELHRFKLGTSEKIIAFFLNPFISGILILVILGGIYFELQTPGVGFPLFAAITSLVLYLVPYYLNGLAEYWEIIALFIGILLLAAEVFVIPGFGIAGIAGIILTLVSLVLIMLNNDFFNFEFVPLGDIVKASVAAVGGVTGGMLLLIFGGAKIVETKAFKKISLNESQKSADGFTVNSNAQLLLNKKGVANTVLRPSGKILIEGEVYDAFTRGEYIEKGEQVEIIGTEGVTLRVKRV, from the coding sequence ATGAAAAAGTTGGTGTTAATTCTTTTTTTGCTTTTGATAGCGGTGAGTAGCTGGGCACAAAAATCAGTACCTCAGGTAATGGTGATGGAAATCAAAGATGAGATTGATCCGCGAATGCTTCGCTATGTAAAGCTAGCATTTGAACATGCTGAAAAAATCAAAGCCGACTATATCATCATTGATATGGATACCTACGGAGGCGTGTTGACGGATGCCAAAGAGATTGTAGATGTGGTGATGGATTCAAAAAAGCCGGTGTGGGTCTACATCAACTCGGATGCGGCCTCTGCAGGTGCATTGATTTCCATTGCATGCGATAGCATCTACATGTCGCCCGGTGCAAGCATTGGCGCAGCCACCGTGGTAGAAGGCGATGGCACGGCTGCACCTGATAAATACCAATCGTACATGCGCTCGATCATGCGCTCTACGGCCGAAGAAAATCATCGCGATCCACGCATTGCCGAAGGGATGGTAGACGAGCGTGTGGTGATTGACAGCATCAAGCAAGCGGGCAAAGTGATTACTTTTACCGCTGCAGAGGCCATTGCCAACGGTTATTGCGAAGCAAAGGTAGAATCCATCGAAGAAATACTGAAACGCAACAAAGTTGAAAACTACGAATTGCATCGCTTTAAACTAGGTACAAGCGAAAAAATCATTGCTTTCTTTCTCAATCCGTTTATCAGTGGCATTTTGATATTGGTTATTTTGGGCGGAATCTATTTTGAACTACAAACACCGGGAGTGGGTTTTCCTTTGTTTGCCGCTATCACTTCACTGGTGTTGTATTTGGTTCCTTATTACCTCAACGGATTGGCCGAGTATTGGGAGATCATCGCCTTGTTTATCGGCATATTGTTACTAGCGGCCGAAGTGTTTGTGATCCCCGGTTTTGGAATCGCTGGCATTGCCGGAATTATTTTGACCTTGGTATCATTGGTGCTCATCATGCTCAACAATGATTTTTTCAATTTTGAATTTGTTCCACTCGGGGATATCGTGAAAGCTTCTGTGGCGGCAGTTGGTGGGGTAACAGGCGGCATGTTACTGCTCATTTTTGGAGGGGCAAAAATTGTAGAGACCAAGGCATTCAAAAAAATATCTTTGAATGAATCTCAAAAAAGTGCAGATGGGTTTACTGTAAACTCAAACGCTCAATTGCTATTAAACAAAAAGGGGGTTGCCAATACCGTTCTTCGCCCTAGCGGAAAAATTTTAATAGAAGGGGAAGTGTACGATGCCTTTACGCGTGGCGAGTACATTGAGAAGGGAGAGCAAGTAGAGATTATTGGCACGGAAGGAGTTACACTGCGAGTAAAAAGGGTTTAA
- a CDS encoding WD40 repeat domain-containing protein, translated as MSPIQVKKIHTLSGHRDAVYTLEPTPNASRFFSGAGDGLIVLWDLNKPEEGELIARLNNSIYALHLLKSNLLVAGHNYEGIHLLDWQTKKEVSSLQLTTAAIFDIKSFGNDLWVATGDGTLIVVDLLSLTIKTKIKVSEKSARVMAIHPHSHEIAVGYSDHIIRVFEANTYQLKHTVAAHLNSVFALQYLPTCGLLSASRDARLKKWNDQTYDFELEVAAHLFAINDIALSPNGKYFATASMDKSIKIWDTEKMQLLKVIDKARHAGHGTSVNKLWWSSFNNQLISASDDRSISVWEIEGLQR; from the coding sequence ATGTCACCCATTCAAGTAAAAAAAATACATACTCTTTCGGGGCATCGCGATGCAGTGTATACTTTGGAGCCCACCCCAAACGCCTCTCGGTTTTTTAGTGGGGCTGGTGATGGCTTGATTGTGTTGTGGGATTTGAATAAGCCCGAAGAGGGCGAACTCATCGCGCGGTTAAACAATTCCATCTACGCGCTTCATTTATTGAAAAGTAATTTATTGGTAGCAGGCCATAATTACGAGGGCATTCATCTGCTCGATTGGCAAACCAAGAAAGAAGTTTCTTCTTTGCAACTTACCACGGCTGCTATTTTTGATATCAAATCATTTGGTAATGATTTGTGGGTGGCCACCGGTGATGGTACACTGATCGTGGTAGATCTTCTATCCTTAACGATCAAAACAAAAATTAAAGTATCTGAAAAAAGCGCTCGTGTCATGGCCATCCATCCGCACAGCCATGAAATAGCCGTTGGCTATAGTGATCATATCATTCGGGTTTTTGAGGCAAACACCTATCAACTCAAACATACTGTAGCGGCTCACCTCAATTCGGTATTTGCCTTGCAGTATTTGCCCACGTGTGGATTACTAAGCGCCTCGCGCGATGCAAGGCTCAAAAAATGGAATGACCAAACGTATGACTTTGAACTAGAGGTAGCGGCCCATTTGTTTGCCATCAACGATATTGCTCTGAGTCCAAACGGAAAATACTTTGCCACCGCCAGCATGGACAAGTCGATTAAAATTTGGGATACTGAAAAAATGCAATTGCTCAAAGTGATCGATAAGGCGCGCCATGCCGGGCACGGCACCTCTGTAAACAAGCTTTGGTGGTCTTCTTTTAACAATCAACTCATTAGCGCTAGTGATGACCGAAGTATTTCGGTTTGGGAGATAGAAGGTTTGCAACGCTGA